In the Zingiber officinale cultivar Zhangliang chromosome 5A, Zo_v1.1, whole genome shotgun sequence genome, gAATTAAGATTTGCTAattgtaattattataatttttttcattatttgAGTCTTAGATTATGGTCTATATAAGAGTCATATTTAGATATTGAAGGATTAACCCGATAACCCctcaagttttaataaaaaattttctttttgaaggttcctcttcttgtcttctcctcaatttCCTTTCATATCAGCCCGCAGATTAATCACTATCCTGCTTGACATCAAAGTACAACATCTAAAGAATATAAAATGCATCCTTAGTAATATCCCTATGTAACTAAACCTAGCGATTAGACATGTGCCGAGTGTGATTAGGCCGCGCTAATACGCTGCATACGAGAAATGCCCGGCACTTCCAAGGCTACTATAGGCATGATAACAGCAAGGCAACATCCACCGCACAATTAGGTCGATGCCGCGTGTGATAGGCAACGCCAATGGCCATCGTTGTGCGATTAGGACACACTTGTAGGATTACCTGAGTTTTAGCTTGTTTGGTGGATTCGTGGCTTGGTAGAGAATAAGACACATGAACAAAAGGCTGGAGCCGCGTGCCTTAAAGCCATGCGTGATTTGCGAGAAAGAAACACACAAATAGAAAAAGATTTAGTGttttaatgaattaaaataaaatatatttataattacttAATAAATCCCATATCAAATCCGTTTATAATTTACTAACAtttaaaacagattttattttcattttaaaacCCGATTTATGAAACCAGTTTTCTTGCAGtgcaaagttaagaaaaatacaGTGACAATGATAATTTCTCAACCTCTTCACAATGCGAACATCGAAGTTCACGACATGTTTCTGCAATTCAAATCATCGATATAATCTTGGCCACACAGAATAATCTACGATTATATTCACTCTTTACCTCCATAGAATGCTTCACGATTCATGCATCTACTTGGGGTAGTAGCCAGCAGGAGGATATCCTTGTGGAGGGTATGAACCAGCAGGAGGATATGAACCAGCAGGTGGAGGATAACCATAAGGTTGCCCATAAGCTGGCTGAGAGGGGGCGTAGCCCGCAGGAGGTGGAATAGGCTGATCAATCCGCGACATTTGCTGGAATGGAGGCACAGCCATCACTGGTGCTGGTCCAAACATGCCATCTCTCTTATCCAACTCAATCTTATGTTGTGTCTGCACGCAACAATGGATCGTGTGTTTTCTTTCCACTTAGGGGAAAAGATGCAATACTTTGAAATAAATACAAAGTTTTGAAGTTTTCGTACCTGCATGCATGCGCAGACTCTGCAAAGTATTCCCAAGTGCATGGATCAGATCTTAGAAACATTAGTGTTTAAGAGAAAATATGAGGGAGGAAGTTTGTTCTTACGAGCAGTATACGAGGTCAGACAAACAATTCAGGATCTGGGAAGCCTCTTGGAGCTCTGAGCTTCCGACGATCATCGCGACAATGGAAAAGATGCAAGCAACTTGTTGTAGACAGAACATGAATCCCTGCAGTCAAGTTTCCACATTAAGGTAATTGCTGATTTTAGCTTCGGAAAGCAAATCCTACCAAAAACAAGCCTTTGAATAATTCTTAGCCCTTGAGCCCAGACAGCTCGTGGGCGAGTTCATGATCACATCTTGACAAAGTTAGATAATGGAGGAGAAATCAATAATGCAATGAGGACTTACAATAATGCAGTTATCACATTGAGTAGTCTGTATGTTGAACTCATCTTGGAGCAAGAAGCGAGTTGAGGCAACAGAATTTCCAAAGCACAAGAAAACCTAGAGAACAAAACAGCAGAAGAAAGTTTGCCAAATACCAACCATAACATGTTATGAGATATATTAGCAAAAATTCATacagtaaaataaattaagttacaCCTATTTCTATTAGACCATAAATCTATATATTTTGCTTCCTTGAAGCAAAAGCTTTTAAAATATGCACTGTTAATGGTTAACATGAATTCACATAGACGACTAGCTCAAGTTTCAGATCCCTTTGGTGTTGGTTTATCTTCCCTTGAGACATCTGTCATTGGCTTGTTAAACCCATACATCATTGGCCAGCACTGTTGCAGTTCAGTTCATGATTCAAGTTTAGGCCAATTTAACAGTGAGGAAAATGTTTAGGTCCTGAATCTTATATCATGCGCTTTTTAGTTGCTCATGATTTGGGGATAATGACTGCCGGTCAACTTTCAACccttttaaattttcaatatgGTATCTAGACCAAGTCATGAACTCGAATCTGGACTATACCTTGTCATTCATCTCATATGTTGGATGTCCTAAGCTTTGAACTTGAATATTTTCTGATTGATGGAGTCTTAAGCTCTGAACTTGAATAATGAATACCTAGAAGCAAAATCCTTGGGCTGGTTTTCTAGGGTGAAAAGATAAAAGGGCAAGGGCAAGGAAAGGAAGAGAATTAAAAAATGCACATGGATTATGAATCACATATGTACATTTTTGTGTTTGTGTTTCCTTCCCTTTCCTATCCTAGTTATAAATCAATCCTGAGGTTAAACGGAACTAAGTTAGACTACCAGAATGTGATACAAATGTTCTGTAAAATTCGAACGCAGCTGGGTAAATACATGATGAAAAAATCATTATAGTTGAAAAGTTAGTGGATATATTGATTTGCACATCACCAAGTTTATCAGTATACTGATAACAACGTTGAAATGTACAGTAGGATAAATGAGAGAGAGTACATTTAATGACAGATACAACTACTGCTAAACAAATCAGTGTATTTGGTGTTTAAAGTAAACCAAAATACCAAATACTGGTGTATGTACTGGTTAGACAAAACAACTCAAGGTGTGACAAGACCGGAGAAACAAGAAACATCTAAGACTGATTTTTTGGTTCAATAGAGATTCTGCTTAGTACACGCTAATATGGCATGGCTAGCTAACTTTATGGTATATCATAGGAAAAATAACTATTAAGTACCTCAGTGCAAAGGCAAAACTCTGGGCATCGACTTTCTCCACATCTTCCACTGCATGGTAGATACCCCGCACAGCATGTGTACCTGAAGAATGAAACAATAAAGAAATCATATTCTACAAATTTTGCTAGCAAAGGTAGAAATTAATGGTGCATTGAAATTACCTTGACATGTCATTGTAAAGAGCTCGTTTGCGAAGCATGTACGAGACACATGGTCCACTAGAAACAACAAGTGCATCAATTAAATAGCATGTCCATATACTCCAAATTAGTGAAATAAAACCTAAACAATATAGTTATTTATAATACTTATATTTACATAATAGCTATAACGTGTAACTACAATATGCTTAAACAATCAAGCAAGCTGCCGTGGATTATTAATTTGGATTCAAATGTCTTACAAAAATAAGCACAATTCAGAACAAGTTGTAGCATGTACACTCATTCTATTTCCATTATAAAAACCAGCTTAAATCAGGGGAATCTTATGATGACTAGGTATAATGCTTATTGCTTAAGCCTGAAACTAGTCTCAAAGGACTCCATCATATGACGCAGTCTTTTTACTTAAATCAGTATCAAGAAAATCCTATGCTATTGAAACGAGGTGCTTAAGCCTGAAAACATTGGCAAAGGATTCCACCTGTATACTTCCACTTTAATCCTTACAAACAATTACCTATTTCACAAGTTTGATCTGATGCTGGTAAAAGTTGCTTATGCATCAGAAAAGCTTAAGCTTGCCATCGCTCCAGCATGTCACTTTATACCTTATAGCAAGATGTGGACTAATATCCACCActtttattcttttctttcaagGCATTCCATGGCATGATAAAAGGAGATACACTAGCATGGTGTCCATATAAATGTCTTGCAAGTTTTTGAACAAAACCTGGTAAGAAAGCGACACTCTTTCTACTAATTGAACACTAATCCTGTAGACAAAGCATTCTTATGGATACAAAAGACAATCTACTTGAGAAACCTAACGAAGTTAAGGAAAGATATCTCACTAGGAAAGAAAACTCATTTTTTTGAATGATTGAGCATCAACCCTCAGTCAATTAAAGCTTGAATTGGGTCTAAAAGATGGTTCATTCTAGTGTATTCAATTTACAATATTTTAATAAGAAATAAACATATTTAACACTAAGACTATAAATCATGTAAAAGAAAGCAATAGTAGCATGTTTCAGCAAAAAAAACTCAACCATTGCACCAGATATTAGATGGCCAATTAAATCTTAACAGAAACATATATACTAGTGGTACTAACTTGGAATTTGGAGCAAAACTGGAGGACAAGATTATGTTAGTTCCAGCAAGGTAGTTCGAAAGAAAGCACATTTGGCAGTGAAAACATTGAGGGTAATCTGAATTATGATCCTTATTCTTACTTTATAGCTACACAACAGTTCGACAAGATGTAAACTCGTAGAATAAATCAACATTTTCGTTAGatcataaaattaaaaaaaaaaaaaaaaagcaactaTCATCCGCCGAAATTTGGCACTGCCTGTCCAACCaccaaaagagaaaaaaaaataataaggcaACATAAACGAACCGGAATTCGGAACCATCCACAAGATGGGGTTCAAAATAAAGGCGAATCGACGGGTAGGAAGCTAATCACTTACCACCAAAGCGCCAGACAGCAAACTGCAGAACGGATCGGGCGTGTCCGTCAGAGATCACGAAAAGCAAGGATGGAACTAGAAGAAGGTAAAGGGGGAGATCTTACAGGGGAAGTCAGCTCGTACGGTGCCCATGAGGTCGGTGTGCCAGAGGTTCCTGTAGTTCTGCCGGAGCTGCATCTTGTCAAGAAACGCCTGAGACGCCATTTCCGGTCACCCACCACGGACGCGAGATCCGAGCAACTCTTTCAGGAATCGGGACGAATCAGGAAGAAGGGCGATCGAATTCGAGATCTCCGCGTAGCGTTTTGCAAAGGAACTGGACTTTCGGTTGTGGGGATCGAGTCTCCGCCCCCAGCTGTTTACTACGATAGCTGGTCAAACAAAAGTAGATAAATTTTCCCGGATTATCCCCTAACAACCCCAACTCTTACCGCAATAAGCCTCCGTGGGACCCTCTCTGCTCCAGTTGGGATGAAGGTAACAAGTGAGTTTCGTAGTGGCGCGTGAATATTTTACTTGTATGCGAAGGCGAGTCGTGTCTTCGCGGATAAACGAAGGAATAAGTGGAACTACTGTTAAaagaaatttaagaaattttGATC is a window encoding:
- the LOC121979294 gene encoding uncharacterized protein LOC121979294 — translated: MASQAFLDKMQLRQNYRNLWHTDLMGTVRADFPFCCLALWCGPCVSYMLRKRALYNDMSRYTCCAGYLPCSGRCGESRCPEFCLCTEVFLCFGNSVASTRFLLQDEFNIQTTQCDNCIIGFMFCLQQVACIFSIVAMIVGSSELQEASQILNCLSDLVYCSVCACMQTQHKIELDKRDGMFGPAPVMAVPPFQQMSRIDQPIPPPAGYAPSQPAYGQPYGYPPPAGSYPPAGSYPPQGYPPAGYYPK